From Lemur catta isolate mLemCat1 chromosome 19, mLemCat1.pri, whole genome shotgun sequence, a single genomic window includes:
- the POU2F2 gene encoding POU domain, class 2, transcription factor 2 isoform X2: MVHSSMGAPEIRMSKPLEAEKQGLDSPSEHTDTERNGPDTNHQNPQNKTSPFSVSPTGPSTKVGILSGLHLTFWGPGPCLSPPQIKAEDPSGDSAPAAPPPPQPAQPHLPQAQLMLTGSQLAGDIQQLLQLQQLVLVPGHHLQPPAQFLLPQAQQSQPGLLPTPNLFQLPQQTQGALLTSQPRAGLPTQPPKCLEPPSHPEEPSDLEELEQFARTFKQRRIKLGFTQGDVGLAMGKLYGNDFSQTTISRFEALNLSFKNMCKLKPLLEKWLNDAETMSVDSSLPSPNQLSSPSLGFDGLPGRRRKKRTSIETNVRFALEKSFLANQKPTSEEILLIAEQLHMEKEVIRVWFCNRRQKEKRINPCSAAPMLPSPGKPASYSPHMVTPQGGAGTLPLSQASSSLSTTVTTLSSAVGTLHPSRTAGGGGGGGGAAPPLNSIPSVTPPPPATTNSTNPSPQGSHSAIGLSGLNPSTGSTMVGLSSGLSPALMSNNPLATIQALASGGTLPLTSLDGSGNLVLGPAGAAPGSPGLVTSPLFLNHAGLPLLSAPPGVGLVSAAAAAVAASISSKSPGLSSSSSSSSSSSSSSSTCSEVAAQTPGGSGGPEAGSKPE, from the exons ATGGTTCACTCCAGCATGGGGGCTCCAG aaaTAAGAATGTCTAAGCCCCTGGAGGCCGAGAAGCAAGGTCTGGACTCCCCGTCAGAGCACACAG ACACCGAAAGAAATGGACCAGACACTAACCATCAG AACCCTCAGAATAAGACCTCCCCGTTCTCCGTGTCCCCAACTGGCCCCAGCACCAAG GTGGGCATTCTCTCTGGCCTCCACTTAACATTCTGGGGTCCCGGaccctgcctctctcctccccagatcAAGGCTGAAGACCCCAGTGGTGACTCAGCCCCTGCAgcacccccgcccccccagccagCTCAGCCTCATCTGCCCCAGGCCCAACTCATGTTGACAGGCAGCCAGCTAGCTGGG GACATACAGCAGCTCCTCCAGCTCCAGCAGCTGGTGCTTGTGCCAGGCCACCACCTCCAGCCACCTGCTCAGTTCCTGCTGCCACAGGCCCAGCAGAGTCAGCCAG GCCTGCTGCCGACACCAAATCTATTCCAGCTACCTCAGCAAACCCAGGGAGCTCTTCTGACCTCCCAGCCCCGGGCCGGGCTTCCCACACAG CCCCCCAAATGCTTGGAGCCACCATCCCACCCTGAGGAGCCCAGTGATTTGGAGGAGCTGGAGCAGTTCGCCCGCACCTTCAAGCAACGCCGTATCAAGCTGGGCTTCACGCAG GGTGATGTGGGCCTGGCGATGGGCAAGCTTTACGGCAACGACTTCAGCCAGACGACCATTTCACGCTTCGAGGCCCTCAACCTGAGCTTCAAGAACATGTGTAAACTCAAGCCCCTCCTGGAGAAGTGGCTCAACGACGCAG AGACTATGTCTGTGGACTCAAGCCTGCCCAGCCCCAACCAGCtgagcagccccagcctgggtTTTGACGGGCTACCGGGCCGGAGACGCAAGAAGAGGACCAGCATCGAAACAAACGTCCGCTTCGCCTTAGAGAAGAGTTTTCTAGCG AACCAGAAGCCTACCTCAGAGGAGATCCTGCTGATCGCCGAGCAGCTGCACATGGAGAAAGAAGTGATCCGCGTCTGGTTCTGCAACCGGCGCCAGAAGGAGAAACGCATCAACCCCTGCAGTGCGGCCCCTATGCTGCCCAGCCCGGGGAAGCCGGCCAGCTACAGCCCCCACATG gtCACACCCCAAGGGGGTGCAGGGACCTTACCGTTGTCCCAAGCTTCCAGCAGTCTGAGCACAACAG TTACTACCTTATCCTCAGCTGTGGGGACGCTCCACCCCAGCCGGAcagctggagggggtgggggcgggggcggggccgcgcccCCCCTCAATTCCATCCCCTCTgtcactcccccacccccggccacCACCAACAGCACAAACCCCAGCCCTCAAGGCAGCCACTCGGCTATCGGCTTGTCAGGCCTGAACCCCAGCACGGG AAGCACAATGGTGGGGTTGAGCTCCGGGCTTAGTCCAGCCCTCATGAGCAACAACCCTTTGGCCACTATCCAAG ccctggcctctgGTGGAACCCTGCCCCTTACCAGCCTTGATGGCAGCGGGAACCTGGTGCTGGGGCCAGCCGGTGCGGCCCCGGGGAGCCCTGGCCTGGTGACCTCGCCACTCTTCTTGAACCACGCAGGGCTGCCCCTGCTCAGCGCCCCGCCTGGCGTGGGCCTGGTCTCCGCAGCAGCTGCAGCCGTGGCAGCCTCCATCTCCAGCAAGTCTCCTGGCCTCTCCTCatcctcttcatcctcctcctcctcctcctcttcctcctccacttgCAGCGAGGTGGCAGCACAGACCCCTGGAGGCTCAGGGGGGCCCGAGGCAGGGTCCAAGCCTGAGTGA
- the POU2F2 gene encoding POU domain, class 2, transcription factor 2 isoform X6, with the protein MVHSSMGAPEIRMSKPLEAEKQGLDSPSEHTDTERNGPDTNHQNPQNKTSPFSVSPTGPSTKVGILSGLHLTFWGPGPCLSPPQIKAEDPSGDSAPAAPPPPQPAQPHLPQAQLMLTGSQLAGDIQQLLQLQQLVLVPGHHLQPPAQFLLPQAQQSQPGLLPTPNLFQLPQQTQGALLTSQPRAGLPTQAVTRPTLPDPHLSHPQPPKCLEPPSHPEEPSDLEELEQFARTFKQRRIKLGFTQGDVGLAMGKLYGNDFSQTTISRFEALNLSFKNMCKLKPLLEKWLNDAETMSVDSSLPSPNQLSSPSLGFDGLPGRRRKKRTSIETNVRFALEKSFLANQKPTSEEILLIAEQLHMEKEVIRVWFCNRRQKEKRINPCSAAPMLPSPGKPASYSPHMVTPQGGAGTLPLSQASSSLSTTVTTLSSAVGTLHPSRTAGGGGGGGGAAPPLNSIPSVTPPPPATTNSTNPSPQGSHSAIGLSGLNPSTGPGLWWNPAPYQP; encoded by the exons ATGGTTCACTCCAGCATGGGGGCTCCAG aaaTAAGAATGTCTAAGCCCCTGGAGGCCGAGAAGCAAGGTCTGGACTCCCCGTCAGAGCACACAG ACACCGAAAGAAATGGACCAGACACTAACCATCAG AACCCTCAGAATAAGACCTCCCCGTTCTCCGTGTCCCCAACTGGCCCCAGCACCAAG GTGGGCATTCTCTCTGGCCTCCACTTAACATTCTGGGGTCCCGGaccctgcctctctcctccccagatcAAGGCTGAAGACCCCAGTGGTGACTCAGCCCCTGCAgcacccccgcccccccagccagCTCAGCCTCATCTGCCCCAGGCCCAACTCATGTTGACAGGCAGCCAGCTAGCTGGG GACATACAGCAGCTCCTCCAGCTCCAGCAGCTGGTGCTTGTGCCAGGCCACCACCTCCAGCCACCTGCTCAGTTCCTGCTGCCACAGGCCCAGCAGAGTCAGCCAG GCCTGCTGCCGACACCAAATCTATTCCAGCTACCTCAGCAAACCCAGGGAGCTCTTCTGACCTCCCAGCCCCGGGCCGGGCTTCCCACACAG GCCGTGACCCGCCCCACGCTGCCCGATCCGCACCTCTCGCACCCGCAGCCCCCCAAATGCTTGGAGCCACCATCCCACCCTGAGGAGCCCAGTGATTTGGAGGAGCTGGAGCAGTTCGCCCGCACCTTCAAGCAACGCCGTATCAAGCTGGGCTTCACGCAG GGTGATGTGGGCCTGGCGATGGGCAAGCTTTACGGCAACGACTTCAGCCAGACGACCATTTCACGCTTCGAGGCCCTCAACCTGAGCTTCAAGAACATGTGTAAACTCAAGCCCCTCCTGGAGAAGTGGCTCAACGACGCAG AGACTATGTCTGTGGACTCAAGCCTGCCCAGCCCCAACCAGCtgagcagccccagcctgggtTTTGACGGGCTACCGGGCCGGAGACGCAAGAAGAGGACCAGCATCGAAACAAACGTCCGCTTCGCCTTAGAGAAGAGTTTTCTAGCG AACCAGAAGCCTACCTCAGAGGAGATCCTGCTGATCGCCGAGCAGCTGCACATGGAGAAAGAAGTGATCCGCGTCTGGTTCTGCAACCGGCGCCAGAAGGAGAAACGCATCAACCCCTGCAGTGCGGCCCCTATGCTGCCCAGCCCGGGGAAGCCGGCCAGCTACAGCCCCCACATG gtCACACCCCAAGGGGGTGCAGGGACCTTACCGTTGTCCCAAGCTTCCAGCAGTCTGAGCACAACAG TTACTACCTTATCCTCAGCTGTGGGGACGCTCCACCCCAGCCGGAcagctggagggggtgggggcgggggcggggccgcgcccCCCCTCAATTCCATCCCCTCTgtcactcccccacccccggccacCACCAACAGCACAAACCCCAGCCCTCAAGGCAGCCACTCGGCTATCGGCTTGTCAGGCCTGAACCCCAGCACGGG ccctggcctctgGTGGAACCCTGCCCCTTACCAGCCTTGA
- the POU2F2 gene encoding POU domain, class 2, transcription factor 2 isoform X7: protein MVHSSMGAPEIRMSKPLEAEKQGLDSPSEHTDTERNGPDTNHQNPQNKTSPFSVSPTGPSTKVGILSGLHLTFWGPGPCLSPPQIKAEDPSGDSAPAAPPPPQPAQPHLPQAQLMLTGSQLAGDIQQLLQLQQLVLVPGHHLQPPAQFLLPQAQQSQPGLLPTPNLFQLPQQTQGALLTSQPRAGLPTQPPKCLEPPSHPEEPSDLEELEQFARTFKQRRIKLGFTQGDVGLAMGKLYGNDFSQTTISRFEALNLSFKNMCKLKPLLEKWLNDAETMSVDSSLPSPNQLSSPSLGFDGLPGRRRKKRTSIETNVRFALEKSFLANQKPTSEEILLIAEQLHMEKEVIRVWFCNRRQKEKRINPCSAAPMLPSPGKPASYSPHMVTPQGGAGTLPLSQASSSLSTTVTTLSSAVGTLHPSRTAGGGGGGGGAAPPLNSIPSVTPPPPATTNSTNPSPQGSHSAIGLSGLNPSTGPGLWWNPAPYQP, encoded by the exons ATGGTTCACTCCAGCATGGGGGCTCCAG aaaTAAGAATGTCTAAGCCCCTGGAGGCCGAGAAGCAAGGTCTGGACTCCCCGTCAGAGCACACAG ACACCGAAAGAAATGGACCAGACACTAACCATCAG AACCCTCAGAATAAGACCTCCCCGTTCTCCGTGTCCCCAACTGGCCCCAGCACCAAG GTGGGCATTCTCTCTGGCCTCCACTTAACATTCTGGGGTCCCGGaccctgcctctctcctccccagatcAAGGCTGAAGACCCCAGTGGTGACTCAGCCCCTGCAgcacccccgcccccccagccagCTCAGCCTCATCTGCCCCAGGCCCAACTCATGTTGACAGGCAGCCAGCTAGCTGGG GACATACAGCAGCTCCTCCAGCTCCAGCAGCTGGTGCTTGTGCCAGGCCACCACCTCCAGCCACCTGCTCAGTTCCTGCTGCCACAGGCCCAGCAGAGTCAGCCAG GCCTGCTGCCGACACCAAATCTATTCCAGCTACCTCAGCAAACCCAGGGAGCTCTTCTGACCTCCCAGCCCCGGGCCGGGCTTCCCACACAG CCCCCCAAATGCTTGGAGCCACCATCCCACCCTGAGGAGCCCAGTGATTTGGAGGAGCTGGAGCAGTTCGCCCGCACCTTCAAGCAACGCCGTATCAAGCTGGGCTTCACGCAG GGTGATGTGGGCCTGGCGATGGGCAAGCTTTACGGCAACGACTTCAGCCAGACGACCATTTCACGCTTCGAGGCCCTCAACCTGAGCTTCAAGAACATGTGTAAACTCAAGCCCCTCCTGGAGAAGTGGCTCAACGACGCAG AGACTATGTCTGTGGACTCAAGCCTGCCCAGCCCCAACCAGCtgagcagccccagcctgggtTTTGACGGGCTACCGGGCCGGAGACGCAAGAAGAGGACCAGCATCGAAACAAACGTCCGCTTCGCCTTAGAGAAGAGTTTTCTAGCG AACCAGAAGCCTACCTCAGAGGAGATCCTGCTGATCGCCGAGCAGCTGCACATGGAGAAAGAAGTGATCCGCGTCTGGTTCTGCAACCGGCGCCAGAAGGAGAAACGCATCAACCCCTGCAGTGCGGCCCCTATGCTGCCCAGCCCGGGGAAGCCGGCCAGCTACAGCCCCCACATG gtCACACCCCAAGGGGGTGCAGGGACCTTACCGTTGTCCCAAGCTTCCAGCAGTCTGAGCACAACAG TTACTACCTTATCCTCAGCTGTGGGGACGCTCCACCCCAGCCGGAcagctggagggggtgggggcgggggcggggccgcgcccCCCCTCAATTCCATCCCCTCTgtcactcccccacccccggccacCACCAACAGCACAAACCCCAGCCCTCAAGGCAGCCACTCGGCTATCGGCTTGTCAGGCCTGAACCCCAGCACGGG ccctggcctctgGTGGAACCCTGCCCCTTACCAGCCTTGA
- the POU2F2 gene encoding POU domain, class 2, transcription factor 2 isoform X5: MVHSSMGAPEIRMSKPLEAEKQGLDSPSEHTDTERNGPDTNHQNPQNKTSPFSVSPTGPSTKDIQQLLQLQQLVLVPGHHLQPPAQFLLPQAQQSQPGLLPTPNLFQLPQQTQGALLTSQPRAGLPTQAVTRPTLPDPHLSHPQPPKCLEPPSHPEEPSDLEELEQFARTFKQRRIKLGFTQGDVGLAMGKLYGNDFSQTTISRFEALNLSFKNMCKLKPLLEKWLNDAETMSVDSSLPSPNQLSSPSLGFDGLPGRRRKKRTSIETNVRFALEKSFLANQKPTSEEILLIAEQLHMEKEVIRVWFCNRRQKEKRINPCSAAPMLPSPGKPASYSPHMVTPQGGAGTLPLSQASSSLSTTVTTLSSAVGTLHPSRTAGGGGGGGGAAPPLNSIPSVTPPPPATTNSTNPSPQGSHSAIGLSGLNPSTGSTMVGLSSGLSPALMSNNPLATIQALASGGTLPLTSLDGSGNLVLGPAGAAPGSPGLVTSPLFLNHAGLPLLSAPPGVGLVSAAAAAVAASISSKSPGLSSSSSSSSSSSSSSSTCSEVAAQTPGGSGGPEAGSKPE, translated from the exons ATGGTTCACTCCAGCATGGGGGCTCCAG aaaTAAGAATGTCTAAGCCCCTGGAGGCCGAGAAGCAAGGTCTGGACTCCCCGTCAGAGCACACAG ACACCGAAAGAAATGGACCAGACACTAACCATCAG AACCCTCAGAATAAGACCTCCCCGTTCTCCGTGTCCCCAACTGGCCCCAGCACCAAG GACATACAGCAGCTCCTCCAGCTCCAGCAGCTGGTGCTTGTGCCAGGCCACCACCTCCAGCCACCTGCTCAGTTCCTGCTGCCACAGGCCCAGCAGAGTCAGCCAG GCCTGCTGCCGACACCAAATCTATTCCAGCTACCTCAGCAAACCCAGGGAGCTCTTCTGACCTCCCAGCCCCGGGCCGGGCTTCCCACACAG GCCGTGACCCGCCCCACGCTGCCCGATCCGCACCTCTCGCACCCGCAGCCCCCCAAATGCTTGGAGCCACCATCCCACCCTGAGGAGCCCAGTGATTTGGAGGAGCTGGAGCAGTTCGCCCGCACCTTCAAGCAACGCCGTATCAAGCTGGGCTTCACGCAG GGTGATGTGGGCCTGGCGATGGGCAAGCTTTACGGCAACGACTTCAGCCAGACGACCATTTCACGCTTCGAGGCCCTCAACCTGAGCTTCAAGAACATGTGTAAACTCAAGCCCCTCCTGGAGAAGTGGCTCAACGACGCAG AGACTATGTCTGTGGACTCAAGCCTGCCCAGCCCCAACCAGCtgagcagccccagcctgggtTTTGACGGGCTACCGGGCCGGAGACGCAAGAAGAGGACCAGCATCGAAACAAACGTCCGCTTCGCCTTAGAGAAGAGTTTTCTAGCG AACCAGAAGCCTACCTCAGAGGAGATCCTGCTGATCGCCGAGCAGCTGCACATGGAGAAAGAAGTGATCCGCGTCTGGTTCTGCAACCGGCGCCAGAAGGAGAAACGCATCAACCCCTGCAGTGCGGCCCCTATGCTGCCCAGCCCGGGGAAGCCGGCCAGCTACAGCCCCCACATG gtCACACCCCAAGGGGGTGCAGGGACCTTACCGTTGTCCCAAGCTTCCAGCAGTCTGAGCACAACAG TTACTACCTTATCCTCAGCTGTGGGGACGCTCCACCCCAGCCGGAcagctggagggggtgggggcgggggcggggccgcgcccCCCCTCAATTCCATCCCCTCTgtcactcccccacccccggccacCACCAACAGCACAAACCCCAGCCCTCAAGGCAGCCACTCGGCTATCGGCTTGTCAGGCCTGAACCCCAGCACGGG AAGCACAATGGTGGGGTTGAGCTCCGGGCTTAGTCCAGCCCTCATGAGCAACAACCCTTTGGCCACTATCCAAG ccctggcctctgGTGGAACCCTGCCCCTTACCAGCCTTGATGGCAGCGGGAACCTGGTGCTGGGGCCAGCCGGTGCGGCCCCGGGGAGCCCTGGCCTGGTGACCTCGCCACTCTTCTTGAACCACGCAGGGCTGCCCCTGCTCAGCGCCCCGCCTGGCGTGGGCCTGGTCTCCGCAGCAGCTGCAGCCGTGGCAGCCTCCATCTCCAGCAAGTCTCCTGGCCTCTCCTCatcctcttcatcctcctcctcctcctcctcttcctcctccacttgCAGCGAGGTGGCAGCACAGACCCCTGGAGGCTCAGGGGGGCCCGAGGCAGGGTCCAAGCCTGAGTGA
- the POU2F2 gene encoding POU domain, class 2, transcription factor 2 isoform X8: MVHSSMGAPEIRMSKPLEAEKQGLDSPSEHTDTERNGPDTNHQNPQNKTSPFSVSPTGPSTKIKAEDPSGDSAPAAPPPPQPAQPHLPQAQLMLTGSQLAGDIQQLLQLQQLVLVPGHHLQPPAQFLLPQAQQSQPGLLPTPNLFQLPQQTQGALLTSQPRAGLPTQAVTRPTLPDPHLSHPQPPKCLEPPSHPEEPSDLEELEQFARTFKQRRIKLGFTQGDVGLAMGKLYGNDFSQTTISRFEALNLSFKNMCKLKPLLEKWLNDAETMSVDSSLPSPNQLSSPSLGFDGLPGRRRKKRTSIETNVRFALEKSFLANQKPTSEEILLIAEQLHMEKEVIRVWFCNRRQKEKRINPCSAAPMLPSPGKPASYSPHMVTPQGGAGTLPLSQASSSLSTTVTTLSSAVGTLHPSRTAGGGGGGGGAAPPLNSIPSVTPPPPATTNSTNPSPQGSHSAIGLSGLNPSTGPGLWWNPAPYQP; encoded by the exons ATGGTTCACTCCAGCATGGGGGCTCCAG aaaTAAGAATGTCTAAGCCCCTGGAGGCCGAGAAGCAAGGTCTGGACTCCCCGTCAGAGCACACAG ACACCGAAAGAAATGGACCAGACACTAACCATCAG AACCCTCAGAATAAGACCTCCCCGTTCTCCGTGTCCCCAACTGGCCCCAGCACCAAG atcAAGGCTGAAGACCCCAGTGGTGACTCAGCCCCTGCAgcacccccgcccccccagccagCTCAGCCTCATCTGCCCCAGGCCCAACTCATGTTGACAGGCAGCCAGCTAGCTGGG GACATACAGCAGCTCCTCCAGCTCCAGCAGCTGGTGCTTGTGCCAGGCCACCACCTCCAGCCACCTGCTCAGTTCCTGCTGCCACAGGCCCAGCAGAGTCAGCCAG GCCTGCTGCCGACACCAAATCTATTCCAGCTACCTCAGCAAACCCAGGGAGCTCTTCTGACCTCCCAGCCCCGGGCCGGGCTTCCCACACAG GCCGTGACCCGCCCCACGCTGCCCGATCCGCACCTCTCGCACCCGCAGCCCCCCAAATGCTTGGAGCCACCATCCCACCCTGAGGAGCCCAGTGATTTGGAGGAGCTGGAGCAGTTCGCCCGCACCTTCAAGCAACGCCGTATCAAGCTGGGCTTCACGCAG GGTGATGTGGGCCTGGCGATGGGCAAGCTTTACGGCAACGACTTCAGCCAGACGACCATTTCACGCTTCGAGGCCCTCAACCTGAGCTTCAAGAACATGTGTAAACTCAAGCCCCTCCTGGAGAAGTGGCTCAACGACGCAG AGACTATGTCTGTGGACTCAAGCCTGCCCAGCCCCAACCAGCtgagcagccccagcctgggtTTTGACGGGCTACCGGGCCGGAGACGCAAGAAGAGGACCAGCATCGAAACAAACGTCCGCTTCGCCTTAGAGAAGAGTTTTCTAGCG AACCAGAAGCCTACCTCAGAGGAGATCCTGCTGATCGCCGAGCAGCTGCACATGGAGAAAGAAGTGATCCGCGTCTGGTTCTGCAACCGGCGCCAGAAGGAGAAACGCATCAACCCCTGCAGTGCGGCCCCTATGCTGCCCAGCCCGGGGAAGCCGGCCAGCTACAGCCCCCACATG gtCACACCCCAAGGGGGTGCAGGGACCTTACCGTTGTCCCAAGCTTCCAGCAGTCTGAGCACAACAG TTACTACCTTATCCTCAGCTGTGGGGACGCTCCACCCCAGCCGGAcagctggagggggtgggggcgggggcggggccgcgcccCCCCTCAATTCCATCCCCTCTgtcactcccccacccccggccacCACCAACAGCACAAACCCCAGCCCTCAAGGCAGCCACTCGGCTATCGGCTTGTCAGGCCTGAACCCCAGCACGGG ccctggcctctgGTGGAACCCTGCCCCTTACCAGCCTTGA
- the POU2F2 gene encoding POU domain, class 2, transcription factor 2 isoform X9, protein MVHSSMGAPEIRMSKPLEAEKQGLDSPSEHTDTERNGPDTNHQNPQNKTSPFSVSPTGPSTKIKAEDPSGDSAPAAPPPPQPAQPHLPQAQLMLTGSQLAGDIQQLLQLQQLVLVPGHHLQPPAQFLLPQAQQSQPGLLPTPNLFQLPQQTQGALLTSQPRAGLPTQPPKCLEPPSHPEEPSDLEELEQFARTFKQRRIKLGFTQGDVGLAMGKLYGNDFSQTTISRFEALNLSFKNMCKLKPLLEKWLNDAETMSVDSSLPSPNQLSSPSLGFDGLPGRRRKKRTSIETNVRFALEKSFLANQKPTSEEILLIAEQLHMEKEVIRVWFCNRRQKEKRINPCSAAPMLPSPGKPASYSPHMVTPQGGAGTLPLSQASSSLSTTVTTLSSAVGTLHPSRTAGGGGGGGGAAPPLNSIPSVTPPPPATTNSTNPSPQGSHSAIGLSGLNPSTGPGLWWNPAPYQP, encoded by the exons ATGGTTCACTCCAGCATGGGGGCTCCAG aaaTAAGAATGTCTAAGCCCCTGGAGGCCGAGAAGCAAGGTCTGGACTCCCCGTCAGAGCACACAG ACACCGAAAGAAATGGACCAGACACTAACCATCAG AACCCTCAGAATAAGACCTCCCCGTTCTCCGTGTCCCCAACTGGCCCCAGCACCAAG atcAAGGCTGAAGACCCCAGTGGTGACTCAGCCCCTGCAgcacccccgcccccccagccagCTCAGCCTCATCTGCCCCAGGCCCAACTCATGTTGACAGGCAGCCAGCTAGCTGGG GACATACAGCAGCTCCTCCAGCTCCAGCAGCTGGTGCTTGTGCCAGGCCACCACCTCCAGCCACCTGCTCAGTTCCTGCTGCCACAGGCCCAGCAGAGTCAGCCAG GCCTGCTGCCGACACCAAATCTATTCCAGCTACCTCAGCAAACCCAGGGAGCTCTTCTGACCTCCCAGCCCCGGGCCGGGCTTCCCACACAG CCCCCCAAATGCTTGGAGCCACCATCCCACCCTGAGGAGCCCAGTGATTTGGAGGAGCTGGAGCAGTTCGCCCGCACCTTCAAGCAACGCCGTATCAAGCTGGGCTTCACGCAG GGTGATGTGGGCCTGGCGATGGGCAAGCTTTACGGCAACGACTTCAGCCAGACGACCATTTCACGCTTCGAGGCCCTCAACCTGAGCTTCAAGAACATGTGTAAACTCAAGCCCCTCCTGGAGAAGTGGCTCAACGACGCAG AGACTATGTCTGTGGACTCAAGCCTGCCCAGCCCCAACCAGCtgagcagccccagcctgggtTTTGACGGGCTACCGGGCCGGAGACGCAAGAAGAGGACCAGCATCGAAACAAACGTCCGCTTCGCCTTAGAGAAGAGTTTTCTAGCG AACCAGAAGCCTACCTCAGAGGAGATCCTGCTGATCGCCGAGCAGCTGCACATGGAGAAAGAAGTGATCCGCGTCTGGTTCTGCAACCGGCGCCAGAAGGAGAAACGCATCAACCCCTGCAGTGCGGCCCCTATGCTGCCCAGCCCGGGGAAGCCGGCCAGCTACAGCCCCCACATG gtCACACCCCAAGGGGGTGCAGGGACCTTACCGTTGTCCCAAGCTTCCAGCAGTCTGAGCACAACAG TTACTACCTTATCCTCAGCTGTGGGGACGCTCCACCCCAGCCGGAcagctggagggggtgggggcgggggcggggccgcgcccCCCCTCAATTCCATCCCCTCTgtcactcccccacccccggccacCACCAACAGCACAAACCCCAGCCCTCAAGGCAGCCACTCGGCTATCGGCTTGTCAGGCCTGAACCCCAGCACGGG ccctggcctctgGTGGAACCCTGCCCCTTACCAGCCTTGA